One stretch of Halichoerus grypus chromosome 10, mHalGry1.hap1.1, whole genome shotgun sequence DNA includes these proteins:
- the ITPA gene encoding inosine triphosphate pyrophosphatase isoform X4, with protein sequence MAAPLAGKKIVFVTGNAKKLEEVIQILGDKFPCTLVAQKIDLPEYQGEPDEISVQKCREAARQVQGPVLVEDTCLCFSALGGLPGPYIKWFLEKLKPEGLYQLLAGFEDKSAYALCTFALSTGDPGEPVRLFRGRTLVRTPSSSHRACVHSSGARSWRPEAAETLAGIPAFSLMDMSRRMQRCPRRRRTPSPIASGPCLSCRSTSAASLPR encoded by the exons ATGGCGGCCCCCTTGGCCGGGAAAAAGATCGTGTTTGTCACGGGGAACGCCAAGAAGCTGGAGGAG GTCATTCAGATTCTGGGAGATAAGTTTCCATGCACTTTGGTGGCACAGAAAATTGACC TGCCGGAGTACCAGGGAGAGCCTGATGAGATTTCCGTACAGAAGTGTCGGGAGGCAGCTCGCCAG GTACAGGGGCCCGTACTGGTGGAGGACACCTGTCTGTGCTTCAGCGCCCTCGGGGGCCTCCCTGGCCCCTACAT AAAGTGGTTTCTGGAGAAGTTAAAGCCTGAAG GTCTCTACCAGCTCCTGGCTGGGTTCGAGGACAAGTCTGCCTACGCGCTCTGCACGTTCGCACTCAGCACCGGGGACCCCGGCGAGCCAGTGCGCCTGTTCAGGGGCCGGACCTTGGTGCGTACCC CGAGTAGCAGTCATAGGGCTTGTGTGCATAGTTCAGG GGCCAGATCGTGGCGCCCCGAGGCTGCCGAGACTTTGGCTGGGATCCCTGCTTTCAGCCTGATGGATATGAGCAGAC GTATGCAGAGATGCCCAAGGCGGAGAAGAACACCATCTCCCATCGCTTCCGGGCCTTGCTTGAGCTGCAGAAGTACTTCGGCGGCCTCGCTCCCCCGGTAG
- the ITPA gene encoding inosine triphosphate pyrophosphatase isoform X3, with protein MAAPLAGKKIVFVTGNAKKLEEVIQILGDKFPCTLVAQKIDLPEYQGEPDEISVQKCREAARQVQGPVLVEDTCLCFSALGGLPGPYIKWFLEKLKPEGLYQLLAGFEDKSAYALCTFALSTGDPGEPVRLFRGRTLMWKLKVTAPGAARTAQISSSSHPCPSVEGQIVAPRGCRDFGWDPCFQPDGYEQTYAEMPKAEKNTISHRFRALLELQKYFGGLAPPVVGGDCPGRGAGEG; from the exons ATGGCGGCCCCCTTGGCCGGGAAAAAGATCGTGTTTGTCACGGGGAACGCCAAGAAGCTGGAGGAG GTCATTCAGATTCTGGGAGATAAGTTTCCATGCACTTTGGTGGCACAGAAAATTGACC TGCCGGAGTACCAGGGAGAGCCTGATGAGATTTCCGTACAGAAGTGTCGGGAGGCAGCTCGCCAG GTACAGGGGCCCGTACTGGTGGAGGACACCTGTCTGTGCTTCAGCGCCCTCGGGGGCCTCCCTGGCCCCTACAT AAAGTGGTTTCTGGAGAAGTTAAAGCCTGAAG GTCTCTACCAGCTCCTGGCTGGGTTCGAGGACAAGTCTGCCTACGCGCTCTGCACGTTCGCACTCAGCACCGGGGACCCCGGCGAGCCAGTGCGCCTGTTCAGGGGCCGGACCTTG ATGTGGAAGCTGAAGGTGACCGCTCCCGGAGCTGCACGGACAGCCCAGATTTCTTCCAGTTCCCATCCCTGTCCAAGTGTTGAG GGCCAGATCGTGGCGCCCCGAGGCTGCCGAGACTTTGGCTGGGATCCCTGCTTTCAGCCTGATGGATATGAGCAGAC GTATGCAGAGATGCCCAAGGCGGAGAAGAACACCATCTCCCATCGCTTCCGGGCCTTGCTTGAGCTGCAGAAGTACTTCGGCGGCCTCGCTCCCCCGGTAGTTGGTGGTGATTGCCCCGGCCGGGGAGCTGGGGAAGGCTAG
- the ITPA gene encoding inosine triphosphate pyrophosphatase isoform X1, with protein sequence MAAPLAGKKIVFVTGNAKKLEEVIQILGDKFPCTLVAQKIDLPEYQGEPDEISVQKCREAARQVQGPVLVEDTCLCFSALGGLPGPYIKWFLEKLKPEGLYQLLAGFEDKSAYALCTFALSTGDPGEPVRLFRGRTLGQIVAPRGCRDFGWDPCFQPDGYEQTYAEMPKAEKNTISHRFRALLELQKYFGGLAPPVVGGDCPGRGAGEG encoded by the exons ATGGCGGCCCCCTTGGCCGGGAAAAAGATCGTGTTTGTCACGGGGAACGCCAAGAAGCTGGAGGAG GTCATTCAGATTCTGGGAGATAAGTTTCCATGCACTTTGGTGGCACAGAAAATTGACC TGCCGGAGTACCAGGGAGAGCCTGATGAGATTTCCGTACAGAAGTGTCGGGAGGCAGCTCGCCAG GTACAGGGGCCCGTACTGGTGGAGGACACCTGTCTGTGCTTCAGCGCCCTCGGGGGCCTCCCTGGCCCCTACAT AAAGTGGTTTCTGGAGAAGTTAAAGCCTGAAG GTCTCTACCAGCTCCTGGCTGGGTTCGAGGACAAGTCTGCCTACGCGCTCTGCACGTTCGCACTCAGCACCGGGGACCCCGGCGAGCCAGTGCGCCTGTTCAGGGGCCGGACCTTG GGCCAGATCGTGGCGCCCCGAGGCTGCCGAGACTTTGGCTGGGATCCCTGCTTTCAGCCTGATGGATATGAGCAGAC GTATGCAGAGATGCCCAAGGCGGAGAAGAACACCATCTCCCATCGCTTCCGGGCCTTGCTTGAGCTGCAGAAGTACTTCGGCGGCCTCGCTCCCCCGGTAGTTGGTGGTGATTGCCCCGGCCGGGGAGCTGGGGAAGGCTAG
- the ITPA gene encoding inosine triphosphate pyrophosphatase isoform X2: MAAPLAGKKIVFVTGNAKKLEEVIQILGDKFPCTLVAQKIDLPEYQGEPDEISVQKCREAARQVQGPVLVEDTCLCFSALGGLPGPYIKWFLEKLKPEGLYQLLAGFEDKSAYALCTFALSTGDPGEPVRLFRGRTLVCRDAQGGEEHHLPSLPGLA; the protein is encoded by the exons ATGGCGGCCCCCTTGGCCGGGAAAAAGATCGTGTTTGTCACGGGGAACGCCAAGAAGCTGGAGGAG GTCATTCAGATTCTGGGAGATAAGTTTCCATGCACTTTGGTGGCACAGAAAATTGACC TGCCGGAGTACCAGGGAGAGCCTGATGAGATTTCCGTACAGAAGTGTCGGGAGGCAGCTCGCCAG GTACAGGGGCCCGTACTGGTGGAGGACACCTGTCTGTGCTTCAGCGCCCTCGGGGGCCTCCCTGGCCCCTACAT AAAGTGGTTTCTGGAGAAGTTAAAGCCTGAAG GTCTCTACCAGCTCCTGGCTGGGTTCGAGGACAAGTCTGCCTACGCGCTCTGCACGTTCGCACTCAGCACCGGGGACCCCGGCGAGCCAGTGCGCCTGTTCAGGGGCCGGACCTTG GTATGCAGAGATGCCCAAGGCGGAGAAGAACACCATCTCCCATCGCTTCCGGGCCTTGCTTGA